The DNA window ACAGGGAGCAACGAGGACACCGAAATGGCATCAATGCACGCAAGTGCAGCACCAGAGTGAAACAGAATGTTTGGCACCAGGGTCTGAGACACATCCTACACAGTGTAGGGCAACAGGGATCATTACAACGTATGCACGGTAGCAGGTACAGTGAATGCGTGAAAATGTGCAAACTGATTCGCAAGTCCAAAAATGGCTCAGTATAGAATGTTCAAGAACACTGtcagcagtgctgctggagagtgtgtgtgccagtgtgtgtgtgcttgtgtaaccACATCGGCAAGTCTTCATTAAAACACATGGAAGCTGTCATACCCAAAGGTCACAGCAATTACTTGAAACCTCAGGAAAAACAAGCAACCTGTTCCAGAAGAATAATGCCCCAGTAGTTGTGTTTAATTCAAGGCTCCAGCTGGCTGAAGGGCCCATCTGCAACCCAATCAGTGTCTCAAATGGCCTCCAGGTGATCTCCTATGTTCTACTCTGAAAAATCAGCTCTCAGTGTCTTTGATAGTGCTGCAGATGAAAATCATAGCTTTGATGCTTTCATACTACAGTTCTTGGTACAGCACCATTTCAATCCGTACAATACAACAGGCTAGACCTCCAACAGCCATTATCATCAATGATATCACTATCCACCAGGAAACCACCAGTACGATAACACACCAAACACCACCATTAAGTCTCTGCCATTCCGTGATGAGACAACTGCTCTTGTAAATAGATGCACATTGTTTGGGGGAGGTGAAAACAAATACTTCTATGATATAGAGGAAAGCAGGGGAagaaaagaggagaaaggggagaTGAGAGGGATGTGATAtgaagagaaaggagaaaaaaacaaggaaaatgaaagaataagTAGGAGAGATAGCAATAGAGTGAAGGAGAAAGGGTTAGAACAACAGAGCTTGGTGCTCCGAGGTTCAATGTAGCGGCTGCTGGAACACAGGCTCCCCCAAGGACCTGCTGAATCCTTCAGTAGAGCTCCTCGTTctccaaaacaaacacttgCAGAATAAAAGTCCAGCTCTCCAAGTAAAATCACTACAGCTGAGCTCAATGACTGTTATTCATGTCcttttcctttctccctctgctgTAGCTCCTGTGATGTTAATAAGGCAAACTCTCTTGTTTTCCTCAGAAGAGGGTCTTGGGAGAGCCAGAAAGCTGTATCAGCAGGgccttttgttttcttaaacaCAGCCCATCCACATTCAGTTCCTTAATTGATGACTGTCAAATCATATGCTTGGGGTGACAAGAGGGTGTGTCAGTGTCAACaggtgcagtctctgtgggtgTCACAGTCTCTGCAATTGATCATGATAATAAACCACACCTTGTTAGGCCCATGACCTGTAACCCACTGCCAGTAAAGACTGTGACCATTAAACTATCCACATTAAGGGCTGTGGCCCATAAATTACACATAAGCTGTCACCAGTGAAACATTAGCCAGCATCATAGCTGCAAGCCAGTAAACCACCATCAGCAAAGACTGTGACATGCAAACAAGCCTCAGTAAGAACCATGACCAAAAATCCATCACTATAAAAGATAATGCCAATACCCCATTCTCTATCATGTTCAACTCTACAAGGGACTCCAGGTCATTTGTGCAAACTACAAATCTGACATGTAAGGATTCTACTTGTAAGAACTCTGAACAAGCTAAAATGAATACTAAAAGAAACCCAATATACCAGTCCTTgacccaccaccaccaatgaTGTAACTGGGATGTTGCAtaggttggggtgggggtgaggagtTTGGGTTCAGTTCAATGTTTCAAagagtcatttttaaatagtcaTTCCTCTCCTAAACAAGCGGACAGACTGTGGCCATTATGTCCTTTCTGTGACAGCAGATGACTCACTCAGAGTCCTTCCGATTGCATCTCCTCCAAATGCCACATGAATGAGTGACCACTGACCTTGGAAGGGTCATCCCTGCTGGGGGAGAGAAAAGGTGTTGTCCCTTGGGCCTGCATTCACTGCCGCTCCCCACAGACAACTGCACGTAtccacacaggaaaaaaacacttcacaaaTAATCTGCCAGATTAGATCCGTCCCAGAATGCCTCATGTTCTCAGCCTTCAAGGGTGCAGCTATGTATTCCTTACACTTTAGGCCAGTTCAACAGAATGGCCCAGCATGCGACCAGACTCTCCTGCTGTCATTCATCAGCCCTTCCAGCTCATCAGCCACCCTTCTTGTCACCCAGGAATATATAAGGGGCAGACATTTTATCCCGGTCTTCATTCCCGAAGACACCATTATCTGAAGATGGCAAGGCTGACTCTCACCTCTTACACTGTTGTTTTTGCCGTGGCGCTGCTCTCAAAGTGCTACACGATAGCTGCCTCCAGCGCTATACCCACAGGAAAGCAGGACGAAGGTAGGGCAGAGCAGGTCTTGAATTCAGTCATGGGTGGAGAGGCAATGGCTGAGAATTCCATCGATGCCCTGGCCTCCAACCAGAACCCTACCTGGGACAGTGGCCTGGTCgaggaagaggggagagcaAAGAGCTTCGTCACAGTAAGTTTCAAATAACTCCATCATGCTCTCCTAGTGAAACTAAAAGACCAGCATCAGCCTCATCCACATCTCCAGAGCATCTTCTAGTAGAAGAGCTATATAGTATAAgaccattatcatcatcactgCCACCATCAGTTTCCTTCAGGAGTCATTTTCAGAAGTGTGAATTCAGGTACCTCTGATAGAACAGCAGGAAGGAAGGAGCACATGATGTCAGCTCTCGTCTGTGTTAGTTTTACTTACAAATTAAGTCCGCTTAATGTGCATCATTTTAACAATGTTAAGGAACAAGAAAGGTGCATATCAGTTAGTagtttttcttatgtttttgttgtgatAACACAACTGTAATTGATATAGCCAGTTTGTGCAATCTGCTGACATCAGGCATGCATTACACTGGCATATGGAAGTGCAGTGATGAACAGTTATATGATCTATTTCTACCCTGTAGAACTTTGATCTGAAAGGACTCTCCAGGGGTACTTGGAGCCCTGCCCTTCTTCAAGTTCTGCGCTTCCCCAAGATAAAGGAAGTAGGCGCCACGTCACCTGAACAGATCAATGTTGAAGAGCGCAGAGGGGCAGACGAGCAAATCTCCATTCAGAGGAAAGACTTCACCAGTGAGTACTTCACTTCTTccccctccatttcctcttCCTTGGTCTTGTTGCCATAGAACTGATTTAGTTTAATGTTGTTAAATTGTTTACTGGTAGAGAGGGGCCAGTAAGCCATGTTTATCTCTAGCCATGTTAGATAATGACCAGGGTACTGGACCTCAGAACTGTAGAACTGCTGGACTGTAATTCAGAGGTggcaggttcagttcccaggtggggcaccagcagtttacccttgagcaagttacttcacatgaattgcttcagtaaatatccagctgtataaattgatttttGTCTAAATCTGTTATTCAGCTCAAATCTCCTCTACCTGGCACACTGGTTAAAAAAGGGAATTACACGCTAAACTCAGTGTGGTGAGTGACAcctatttcccccccccccccccccccccccccccacagtggcCAAAGATTTTCACTGCCAATGTATTCTTCTTCCCCTCAGTGCacaactgcatgctgggaagaatGTACAGACCGTGCTGGCAGCTGTAGGAGAGACGAAGCAAAGTACGGTCACCTGGAACCCCGTTCCTGGCACTCTTTATAAACAGACCCATGATATTCCACAGAGGAGTTCTGACAAATAGTAAAAACTGGacatgtaaaagaaaataaagtttaaaagtttaataaaattatttggaaATGTGCAAACAAAGTTGTACATTGATTCAAACAAAGCTATAAAAATATGACGCACATCAACCTTCAGGCAGTGCAAGCCTAAACAAGGTGTTGAAATTATCCCTGTAAATACAGCAAGCTTCTCCACACATCCatgatttaacaaaataaattaaatgaataaaaaaataaaacttcagtCCATATTTCTCAGCTCAAACACAAACCTTGTGTGCAGCATTCACCCCAAACGCACACTACTCCCCATTTTCCATACTAATGGAGACTGGTTGAAGACTCTAGCGCCTCAGTATGCAATGCCTCAATTAAAAACCTCAACTATTAAATGCTCAGGAAGAAGACCACACCACTTACACGAGAGGGGGAGCAGAACCTATAGCGCTTCCAAGAGAGCGGGAACACAGCCTGTAACACCATTCTCTGTTCCCAGCCTTACAAAGAACAACTGTGACTGGGTTATGGAGCGGGCTGCTCGGATTACAAACCACGTCAACTAGCTCAGTCCTAATAAGTCATCATTACAGCGTAAAGAGGAATGATGGGACACCAGATACACGCAGAGGCCGCTGGGCTCCCCTGTGTGGCTCTACAGCCTGAGGAAGCCTGTCAGAGTGGTCTGGCCAGCGATCAGCTTCCTCTTCTTGGCCGCATTGGAGGTCCTCCCCGGCGCTCGGGGGGGCAGGTCCGAGCTCGGGGCCTTCGCCGTGGGGCCCGTCTTCTGAGGCGGCCCGTTCTCTGCGTCGTCGCTCCGGTCCACTTCCTTTCTCTTGCGTGCCTTGCTTCCCGCCGGACCACCCGCTCGGGTGCCTCCCTTACGTGACGCGGGGTCCGGGGCCCCTCCGCTACCCGCTGCACGAGGGTTGGCACAGCGCAGCCCCAATGCTGGCCTCCGGGGAGCAGCTTTCCTGTCTGTACCCTCCAGCTCCACTGTAATCTCCcctggggagaggggcaggaAGGAGACATGTTtgtaaaaatttttaaaaagctaaacggaacaaagggagagagagaggcaggcaaTCGAGAGGAGAGTGCAGAGGAAACTGCTGACGTCAGCAGTCAGCTTAAAGCGCCATGTTTATCCTAAAGACCCGCAACTGAACAGGTGTCATATAACTTGATGGGCTACTGATGAATTCTAgaataggagagggagagaaagaagcagaaagagagatCACAAAGAGGTTTATTGCAGTGGTGGATTGGCCAAGATTTACAGGATGGGGAATGGGGAATCGTTTAAAGGGTGATGTAAAGGTTCGGTCCCTGAGCAGGGTTCAAGTCCCTGGCCGGGGGGGCTGCGGTTGGATATCTGGACACCTGCCTCAGTGTGTGGCGTCAGAGGAAGCGGAGGCCATCCCTGGGGTGGGTTTGGTGTGAATGGAAACCAGACTCCGTTTCAGAATGCAGTTGGCGGTAAAATgaagggggggtaggggggggtagGGTGAAGGACATGCCATATCTTCTGTAGTACCTGCTGCTGTGGCTGTAACGGCGTCCGTAGCGGTCTTCAGctcggcctcctcctcccctcctctcggGACGGCGGTGCGTTTCGGGGCCGGGTGCACGCAGGTCGGGGCCTGGCTGGCACTGGGGAACTCCAGTACGCGGTTGAGCGGCGGGTCCTCGTCCCGGTACGTGCAGGCGAACTGAGAGCGGACGGCCTTCCGCTTCACCTGCGGGGCGGAGGGAGGAACGCAGGCCATTTTCACGCCTCATTGTCAGCACAGAGATTTCAGATCGCGGTGTAATGAACCGGGATGTTTTGGCAGGAGAAGAAGCCAGTTTCACACCCACAACTGCATGCCAATATGGAGAATTTGTTGGTCTTGGATCCCCTGAAAACCCACTTTTTTAGATCTCGTTCTGCTTGCGTGAGAACAGttgtgaatatatattttttttatattttactatttttccccccaatacaaacacaagacatgcacacacagtatatgcacgtacacacacagcattcctGCAGCAGCTCCCCAAAAGAGAAACACCGCTGCGTTTCCTCAGCGCTCGTCTCCCCCAGAGCACAAAGCTCCTGATCTCTTCAGCCTCCATCGCACTTCATTGCCTTTCATCCGGGATTACTCAGAATCCCAGGGTTTCTCACTCCGAGTCTGTCTGCAGCAGAGACCCAGACATGAACCGGGCGCAGGCAGTGCCAGACAGAGGATCGATAGGCTGCGAGCAGACGGATAAAAGCACTTTTCAAAAGAACCcccgaaaaaataaataaagcgtaCAAACGGCTCGGAGCTCGGCTGCCCCGACTGCTTGGGAACGAAGCCCTGATGGAAGCAGGGCCTTGCGGAAAATCATCCCGCTGCTCTTTCACACGGGCTGAGGCCTCTGCGGACCGCAGAACCGACTCCCACAATCGCTTTGAGGTGCCATTTCCAGCCCAGGTGAAAATCACCGTAGTGCAAGACAAAGAAAttgggggaggtgagggggtttCATTGTTTACCCTTTAAATGATGAAAGGATAAGAAGTAAGTAAATGTTTACGCTGTTCTCAACATGgttaaacattaattaaacattaaatttgCTCATGCTCTTAAACTTGAAAGGTATCCACAGATTCCAGTTGAAATACTTCCCATTTTAAAGTTCAGGATTGACTCTCTCATCACCCTGTTTGGTTGTCGTGAATCTACCAAGGAGATCCATGAATTAGGTTTGATGGAACATCTTTGCATGTTGGTGTAAAGACGCATTGTTGGCagttggattttattttaatttggcatTGAATTACTCTATAGAAACAGCAAATATATGGTATCATACTTAGGGAAACATTTCATCGGTCAAGAGCATTAAGCAACCCTTCTTAAAGCCAAAGCCATTCACCTTCAAActcaaacaaagaaaacaaagtttttttttttttttttttaaagcggaGAATAATTCATGTATAAAGTTCTGGGATACatctattttaattaaaataaagtctTTACTGCCCACAACACCATGCAAGCACCTGTATTTCTCatgaatttaaatttcattgaATTCCTAATGGGTTACAATCAAAGTTAAAGATCTACCCATGTCTGGACCATTCCTTAAATAaactaaagaacaaaaatggctCCGCTCATAAATTGTAATTtgtagtcaaaaaaaaaaagaaaaaaagatgaatgtttTACCTTTCAGAAATGCAGTAAACTAAATCTCAGCATGTCGGCGTAGTTTGACGTCATATGAATAACCTACTGGGATAGTCTGGGCTTAAATCCTTCTGCAGAAGGGTGAAGTAAAGATCACTGAGATTCTCATGCTGATTGAGTCACTCGGCTGATTAATGGTCTTCAAAGGAAACCAACATTCTTTGCATGGAGGTGTGGAAAACGGCAAGAAGCTCATGGTCCATTAGAGAGCACTAAAACAGTTTGGTCCCTTTCAGCACATAGGAAGTGCCAAAGGCCCATTATAGAGCAACTGAGCAGCAAAGGGCCCATTACAGAAGACTGAAGGAATCACAGGCCCATTACAGAACAGAGAACGAGTCATGGGCCCAGTACAGAACAGAGAACGAGTCATGGGCACATTACAGAACAGAGAACGAGTCATGGGCCCAGTACAGAAGAGTGCACGAGTCCTGGACCCAGTACAGAACAGAGAAGGAGTCAGGGGCACATTACAGAACACAGAACGAGTCATGGGCCATTACAGACTGCTGGAAGTCATCCGTTTTACATCCACATTTAATACATATGAAAAGTGTCAGATGcaggttttatttctgaatgaatAGGGCTGGTTTTATTAGCAGGCAGATGTGTAAATACTTTCACAGCCCAAGTGTGATACCTTCACAGCAGCAGGCTAGTCTCCTGGCAGGAGGAACTTGGCTGTCTGGGCCAGTTGAAACGGTGAGAATGACCGAACTCTTAAGGACCTTACACATTTaaccacccccacaccaccactaGTTTTACAGTCCCAGCTACTTTGCGAAAGCTAAGCCGGACCAATCCTTTCAGAGATACGGTGGGTGTATTCAGCTCAGAGGAGAGTactgtgcttatgtgtgttATGGGGAAAAGGGGCACCGGTACCAGTGGTACCGTGGGTTTGATTTGAGAttctgtgcagtgtgctgtgggAGATCGGTAGGGACCGGTACCGTGGGTTTGGTTTGGTCTAGCTGGTCCTGGACGCGGAGCTTCaggggtttgggtgaggagcCAGTGGGAGCCTCTGGAGATCTAAAGAGACAGGAACAGGGGAGGATGATGACTGCATCAGGGCCAGTTTGCCAACTACTGCCTATGAATCAAAGCAAAGAGTTTAAAATGTGAGGTCCACCATCCGTACtatgaaaaatgagaaaaaccaGAGTGTACAGCAGTGGGGGAGGATTCCACAGCAATGGGGACACGAGGCTTAAGACTTATTGAAGCCTGAACAAGTTGTAAAGCCTCTTTAATATCATGACTTAGGAATAACAGGAAACATCAGCTATGCCCATCTCAATGTCAAGGATTCAAAAGGCCCGTCAGCAGTTATGATGGCACATAAATCAGAGAAGACATGGCATACCGGAAGAGCATGAGGATAGTGGTTCCTTCTGTCCCACTGAAGGCATCCAGCTCTCCAGAGAGCAGTGCTGCCTTGTTCCTGCATGGCGGAGCCAAAGCCTCCTCATCCAGCAGGGCCACGAACAGCTTCACTGCCTCCCGACCCCCGTACGCCGTGGCGTGGTTAATGGCGTACGCCCTGGGCTGAGAGCAATGGCAAAGAACCAACATTAAACCAGCAGTGCTGCATTCTCCAAACCAAGGACTCAACACATCGTTAGCCTGCTAGCGCGACACACGGATGACCGAGACAGAGACGAGACCCCGTTACCCGCGCAGGGCTGATCCCGGTGCTGCAGGCCTCCTCCCTCTGAGCCGTGCGGATCCGGACGATGCTCTCCTTCAGATCCTGGGCCACCTCCTcgacagccccgcccacagggtCCCCGCTGCTCCGCCCCTTCAGCAGAGCCGCCCGTATGCTGGACACGATCCTGGCCCCCGCCTCACTGAGGAGAGACGAGGCGGAGAAGAGCCGAGCGGACACTCACTCAACACGGCAAATGAGCCGTGCCAGCAAAGAACATCTCCTGCCTAATGTGCACCTCCATGAACAGATGGAGGATGTTGCAAGGATTGGACAGGCCTACATACAAAATGGAGGTATTATTTAGAAGAGCAAAGAAAATTAtgatttcaaatgaataaataaagtccTATCTGTGCAAACGTGCACACTGGGCACCACAAGATTAAAAATCTTCAAACAAATGCTTAAAAATCCTTCTATTCTTACTGAAATAATTCCCAAGGCTCATAAAAGCCCCACATGACAAGAAGGGAAGGTGAAGTGATAACATCAGCCCCAGAAAGGGGGAGGACATCCGAAAACACATGGGGAAATTGAGTAAGAGCACAACTGGAGATGTTAGGTGTTTCTCCAGCTCGTTTTGCATTGAGACGGGTCTTGTTTTGACCTGATAACTCCCCCTCAGGATCAAACCGAACCCAAAAACATTATGAAGGATATGGGAATAATCATGAAATAGCTTAATGTCTTTAGAGATATCAGTTTCttgaaatcaaaagaaaaaggggTTGACCAAAGagcatgttttgtttaaaatgtacttgATGCAATTCAGATAACTTTGGAATTGTTAAAACGTGCTTATCAAAAGAAGGCTTCCACGAGGCGGCAATCATTAAAAGTTATTTgaagagaagggaaaaaataagctatataaaaacaaaggtgGGTCAGCTTGTAACCGAGGGCTCAGAAATGACTTCTCAAAGAACAGCCTCTTCAGCACACAGGGAGCAGGAAAGCCCTGTCTGCTACCACTCCAAATACCACAATCTCCCTGACCCTGCCCATTACAACACAATGTCCCCTAACTGAACCCTGCCCATTACTGCCCAAAACACCAGACTCCCTGACCCTGCCCATTACAGCGCAATGTCCCCTAACTGAACCCTGCCCATTACTGCCCAAAACACCAGACTCCCTGACCCTGCCCATTACAACACAACGTCCCCTAACTGAACCCTGCCCATTACtgccaaaaacaacacaatgtcCCCAAACTGAACCCTACCCATTACAACAAAGTCTCCCCCATATACAAGCGAACCCCACCCATCACTGTCCACAATGCCACAGCCCCCCCAATATACAAGCAAACCTGGCTCATTACTGCCCCATATGCCACAGTCTCCCCCATATACAACTAAACCCCACCCATTGCTGTCGCAAAAACCACAACCTGCCCTACATGCAACCAAACGACAACCATTACTGCCCTAAACACCTCCATCTCCCCCAGCTGAATAGTGTCAGCTGTTGTTACAAACTCCCAACGTCACCTGCTTCTAGCAAAATATTGACCACCTGCCCTAAAAACCCCAATCCTGCTTGAATCAAAACATGCACTGTTCCAGCCTGGAGTGGGACAAGGAGATGAGAATGGAGACAGAAAGGGGCGCGTACCTGGGGTCAGGTATGTCTCCGAGAAGCTCTTCCAGGCGGTCAGTGAAATGCACAAAGTCTGAAAGGCCCTTCACGTGCCTCCTGAGGGGGTCCGATTCAGAGGGGGCgtatcccctcccccccagctggATCGCTCTCACGAATGACGTCGCTGCCTTTCGCAAGAGCACAACTAAATGTCAGCAACACATCACTGCTTTTACAGTACAGACCCTGAATAGTCACCTCTTTCTAGCGATTATAGTGCTAAGCCACAAAGGAAAGATTTGCTTGACTTTTTCCAAATATataagcaggaaaataaaatagccttttaatgcaatgtaatgtctgAACATTAGCACTGGAGGTCTGACATGGGTGGACTGCTCAGTAGAAGCATGCACTTCAAGTTCATCTTGGACCGGCAACCGACTAAGTAGTTGCACCACtgattgtttaaaatataactGGCATGTTATACACTCAATAAACATGGTCTCCAAATGACAAATATCAAATCAATCTGTACCAGGCAGCATAAGCACTTTGTTCCtttcaagataaaaaaaagcTCAATTATAACctcaactgaataaaaaaggCTTACTAtcataatatttgttttccttggtATTTCATGTATAATTGAACTATTAAAGTGATTATATTGCATTCCAATTGTGATTAT is part of the Anguilla anguilla isolate fAngAng1 chromosome 7, fAngAng1.pri, whole genome shotgun sequence genome and encodes:
- the pmch gene encoding pro-MCH; the encoded protein is MARLTLTSYTVVFAVALLSKCYTIAASSAIPTGKQDEGRAEQVLNSVMGGEAMAENSIDALASNQNPTWDSGLVEEEGRAKSFVTNFDLKGLSRGTWSPALLQVLRFPKIKEVGATSPEQINVEERRGADEQISIQRKDFTMHNCMLGRMYRPCWQL
- the parpbp gene encoding PCNA-interacting partner, with the protein product MASLEENLKTVVRIFRRGCHRVLESERTTIHGADGMLTILQLVMAELNKEETGEFGVALSDVIGAWKHLLRDKSCLSTDESPRPVKYDIIRKEYDSFLKQTNTVDLIDVHAMYERLRGDQDPKNPLSNVQLLHFLSGDVETFDENESIPPCPETPSSKPSQCSSQGLKSLFCSYLDLLVNTKNDLALARALDLPNRGLGRVAFTDLKHAARTSSTSLFLAATSFVRAIQLGGRGYAPSESDPLRRHVKGLSDFVHFTDRLEELLGDIPDPSEAGARIVSSIRAALLKGRSSGDPVGGAVEEVAQDLKESIVRIRTAQREEACSTGISPARPRAYAINHATAYGGREAVKLFVALLDEEALAPPCRNKAALLSGELDAFSGTEGTTILMLFRSPEAPTGSSPKPLKLRVQDQLDQTKPTVKRKAVRSQFACTYRDEDPPLNRVLEFPSASQAPTCVHPAPKRTAVPRGGEEEAELKTATDAVTATAAGEITVELEGTDRKAAPRRPALGLRCANPRAAGSGGAPDPASRKGGTRAGGPAGSKARKRKEVDRSDDAENGPPQKTGPTAKAPSSDLPPRAPGRTSNAAKKRKLIAGQTTLTGFLRL